The following coding sequences lie in one Candidatus Neptunochlamydia vexilliferae genomic window:
- a CDS encoding YitT family protein — protein sequence MVAAHTGKKSKRQLIVSYFWTAVGAFLAALSIKMFLFPNELIDGGIIGISMILTRLTDKFFFPIYFIILTLPFIYLSYKFIRRTFFIHMIVAVVLFSIFLTALATIPPFESDPLEVIVIGGAILGIGAGLIIRNGACLDGTEIMAIIINRKKGFTVGQVVLFINIFIFAGYGLIFRDWHIAFQSLLTYVVAFKMMDIVIVGLDELKSVIIISNKPKELTDIVMHEMGLGLTVMYGRGGYSGDAREILFVIVERLDLSDLKDLVLSKDPEAFMAVENLHEVVYGKQAKVPTKKRSRKRLAKKT from the coding sequence ATGGTTGCAGCACACACAGGTAAAAAAAGTAAACGCCAACTCATCGTTTCCTACTTCTGGACAGCGGTAGGGGCATTCCTCGCTGCCCTTTCCATTAAAATGTTCCTCTTCCCCAACGAACTCATCGACGGCGGCATCATCGGAATCTCGATGATCCTCACCCGCCTCACCGACAAATTCTTTTTCCCGATTTACTTTATCATTTTAACCCTCCCCTTCATCTACCTTTCCTATAAGTTCATTCGGCGCACCTTCTTCATCCATATGATCGTTGCCGTAGTCCTCTTTTCGATATTCTTGACCGCCCTTGCAACAATTCCCCCTTTCGAATCGGACCCCCTTGAAGTGATCGTCATTGGAGGTGCCATTTTGGGTATCGGGGCAGGACTCATCATCCGCAATGGAGCTTGTCTCGACGGAACCGAGATTATGGCGATCATCATCAACCGAAAAAAAGGGTTTACCGTCGGCCAGGTCGTCCTCTTTATTAACATCTTCATCTTTGCAGGCTATGGCCTCATTTTCCGGGACTGGCACATCGCTTTCCAATCCCTCCTCACCTATGTCGTCGCCTTCAAGATGATGGACATTGTGATCGTAGGTCTCGATGAGCTCAAATCGGTCATCATTATCTCGAACAAACCCAAAGAGCTCACCGACATTGTGATGCATGAGATGGGGCTCGGCCTCACCGTTATGTATGGACGGGGAGGCTACTCGGGCGATGCGCGAGAAATCCTTTTTGTCATCGTCGAGCGTCTAGATCTTTCTGATCTTAAGGATCTTGTCCTTAGCAAAGATCCCGAGGCCTTCATGGCGGTTGAAAACCTCCACGAAGTGGTCTATGGCAAACAGGCGAAAGTCCCCACTAAGAAGCGTTCCCGCAAACGACTCGCAAAAAAAACTTAA